In Dermacentor variabilis isolate Ectoservices chromosome 7, ASM5094787v1, whole genome shotgun sequence, a genomic segment contains:
- the LOC142588122 gene encoding uncharacterized protein LOC142588122, with product MAVGRISEYRLGTNASWDEYVERLEMFCEANKIAKEQKSRPLSCCGEEAYGLITTLVKPARPTAATYEEIKTVVRKNLHPRLSELYARFLFYKRNQAAEESVTDYVTALRKLAEEQLPLGIMMRHRVVCGLQNEAVQQRLLAKHDLTFNVAYDMAATAEATAKQQQDICMQGRDETKHCQDMIQATCTKQDAMAEGSSCYRRTVFRRDLPGFNEPPVYIELKHDAQPVVLKSRPVPLAFKDDVGKEVDHLVQQGVRDDIAYSNWATPLVVSLQYRGGQKNANADALSRLPAPGGEDEPQPPEEVLLSEAVDCAPLQAADIAALIKDCLIHDKGMNS from the exons ATGGCCGTCGGCAGAATCAGCGAATATCGTCTCGGCACAAACGCGTCATGGGACGAATACGTCGAGAGGCTAGAAATGTTCTGCGAAGCtaacaaaatagcgaaagaacAGAAGAGCCGCCCGCTGAGTTGTTGCGGCGAAGAAGCGTACGGGCTCATCACAACTCTGGTGAAGCCGGCAAGACCAACAGCAGCCACCTACGAGGAAATTAAGACGGTGGTTCGCAAGAACCTGCATCCAAGGCTTTCAGAACTGTACGCAAGATTTTTGTTCTACAAGAGAAACCAGGCTGCCGAGGAATCGGTTACGGACTACGTCACGGCGCTTCGGAAGCTAGCCGAAGAGCAGCTCCCGTTGGGCATCATGATGCGACATCGTGTCGTATGCGGCCTCCAGAACGAAGCAGTCCAACAGCGACTTCTCGCGAAACACGACCTTACGTTCAACGTTGCGTACGACATGGCCGCGACCGCAGAAGCGACAGCCAAGCAACAGCAAGACATATGCATGCAAGGCCGAGACGAGACGAAGCACTGCCAGGACATGATACAAGCAACCTGCACGAAGCAAGACGCCATGGCAGAGGGATCCAGTTGCTACCGTCGCACG GTGTTTCGCAGGGACCTTCCTGGCTTCAATGAACCACCAGTTTACATCGAACTGAAACACGACGCCCAACCAGTGGTTCTCAAAAGTCGACCAGTTCCACTGGCCTTCAAGGACGACGTGGGCAAGGAAGTGGATCACTTGGTGCAACAAGGGGTACGGGACGACATCGCGTACTCCAACTGGGCCACACCACTGGTAGTG AGCCTTCAGTACAGGGGAGGCCAAAAAAACGCCAACGCCGACGCACTCAGTCGTCTGCCAGCCCCGGGAGGCGAAGACGAGCCACAGCCACCTGAGGAGGTGCTCCTGTCGGAAGCGGTCGATTGCGCACCGCTGCAGGCGGCAGACATCGCTGCGCTGATCAAGGACTGTCTCATCCATGATAAAGGAATGAATTCTTAG